In Dermacentor variabilis isolate Ectoservices chromosome 11, ASM5094787v1, whole genome shotgun sequence, one genomic interval encodes:
- the LOC142564490 gene encoding retinol dehydrogenase 7-like isoform X2 yields MKVSWVLFIALTAVLWYLWPQLPLLPGIAHGLGSLMVMMCASYFLANYLWGITRIRLVSGYGKAVLITGCDTGFGHLLAKFLARDGFLVFAGCLDANGEGATSLKKLANVKVLQMDVTKDAEIDGAHRVVREELGTRKLWAVVCNAAIMNSGLIEWLTMASITRIFDVNVFGVVRVVKKFLPMLKENQGRAVIVTSNLSYFTLPFTTPYAMTKHAVQSLVDGLRRETHGKGVDIVAVEPLTYRSKVTDAVGSLDAVEKEFKSQPAEVMAGYNAQELHDWTRSMKALYDWRIKDDIEELVDQMVLAVREKHPKTRYRTMAIFDYAWVICLRTLPAEVVDLILLWSRRMALWKK; encoded by the exons ATGAAAGTTTCCTGGGTTTTGTTCATCGCTCTGACTGCAGTGCTGTGGTACCTGTGGCCACAGCTTCCGCTGCTTCCCGGCATTGCCCACGGTCTTGGTTCCCTGATGGTGATGATGTGTGCGAGTTACTTTCTCGCAAACTACCTCTGGGGAATCACTCGCATCCGCCTGGTGAGCGGATATGGGAAGGCAGTGCTTATCACCG GTTGCGACACGGGTTTCGGACACCTGCTGGCTAAATTCCTGGCCAGGGACGGCTTTCTCGTCTTCGCTGGCTGCCTGGACGCTAACGGCGAAGGAGCGACGTCGCTCAAAAAGCTGGCTAACGTGAAAGTCCTCCAGATGGACGTCACAAAAGACGCCGAAATTGACGGGGCTCACCGCGTGGTGAGAGAAGAGCTTGGAACACGCA AGCTCTGGGCTGTGGTGTGCAACGCGGCCATAATGAACAGCGGCCTCATCGAATGGTTGACGATGGCGAGCATCACTCGCATCTTTGACGTCAACGTGTTCGGTGTTGTCCGTGTGGTCAAGAAGTTCCTACCGATGCTCAAGGAGAACCAGGGTCGAGCAGTCATCGTTACCAGCAATCTCT CGTATTTCACGCTGCCATTCACGACGCCTTACGCAATGACGAAGCACGCGGTTCAGTCTCTGGTGGACGGTCTGAGGAGAGAGACTCATGGCAAGGGAGTCGACATTGTCGCCGTCGAACCCCTCACCTACAG GTCCAAGGTTACCGACGCCGTAGGCTCCCTCGATGCCGTCGAGAAAGAATTCAAGAGTCAACCTGCCGAAGTAATGGCTGGCTACAACGCACAAGAACTCCACGACTGGACCCGCTCAATGAAGGCGCTCTACGACTGGAGGATTAAAGACGACATCGAAGAGCTGGTCGACCAAATGGTCCTGGCTGTCAGGGAGAAGCATCCGAAAACGCGATACCGGACGATGGCCATCTTTGACTACGCATGGGTTATCTGCCTGAGGACGTTACCGGCCGAGGTGGTCGACCTTATTTTACTATGGTCCAGACGGATGGCATTGTGGAAGAAGTGA
- the LOC142564490 gene encoding retinol dehydrogenase 7-like isoform X1 — translation MKPKTYEKARIADKHTLICAKLSSGQCQGASCQTGWSSATLRDNDWEPAMKVSWVLFIALTAVLWYLWPQLPLLPGIAHGLGSLMVMMCASYFLANYLWGITRIRLVSGYGKAVLITGCDTGFGHLLAKFLARDGFLVFAGCLDANGEGATSLKKLANVKVLQMDVTKDAEIDGAHRVVREELGTRKLWAVVCNAAIMNSGLIEWLTMASITRIFDVNVFGVVRVVKKFLPMLKENQGRAVIVTSNLSYFTLPFTTPYAMTKHAVQSLVDGLRRETHGKGVDIVAVEPLTYRSKVTDAVGSLDAVEKEFKSQPAEVMAGYNAQELHDWTRSMKALYDWRIKDDIEELVDQMVLAVREKHPKTRYRTMAIFDYAWVICLRTLPAEVVDLILLWSRRMALWKK, via the exons ATGAAGCCTAAAACCTACGAGAAAGCACGAATTGCTGACAAACATACACTCATATGCGCCAAACTTTCCTCTGGACAGTGTCAAGGAG CATCCTGTCAAACGGGGTGGAGTAGTGCGACACTTCGTGACAACGATTGGGAACCGGCCATGAAAGTTTCCTGGGTTTTGTTCATCGCTCTGACTGCAGTGCTGTGGTACCTGTGGCCACAGCTTCCGCTGCTTCCCGGCATTGCCCACGGTCTTGGTTCCCTGATGGTGATGATGTGTGCGAGTTACTTTCTCGCAAACTACCTCTGGGGAATCACTCGCATCCGCCTGGTGAGCGGATATGGGAAGGCAGTGCTTATCACCG GTTGCGACACGGGTTTCGGACACCTGCTGGCTAAATTCCTGGCCAGGGACGGCTTTCTCGTCTTCGCTGGCTGCCTGGACGCTAACGGCGAAGGAGCGACGTCGCTCAAAAAGCTGGCTAACGTGAAAGTCCTCCAGATGGACGTCACAAAAGACGCCGAAATTGACGGGGCTCACCGCGTGGTGAGAGAAGAGCTTGGAACACGCA AGCTCTGGGCTGTGGTGTGCAACGCGGCCATAATGAACAGCGGCCTCATCGAATGGTTGACGATGGCGAGCATCACTCGCATCTTTGACGTCAACGTGTTCGGTGTTGTCCGTGTGGTCAAGAAGTTCCTACCGATGCTCAAGGAGAACCAGGGTCGAGCAGTCATCGTTACCAGCAATCTCT CGTATTTCACGCTGCCATTCACGACGCCTTACGCAATGACGAAGCACGCGGTTCAGTCTCTGGTGGACGGTCTGAGGAGAGAGACTCATGGCAAGGGAGTCGACATTGTCGCCGTCGAACCCCTCACCTACAG GTCCAAGGTTACCGACGCCGTAGGCTCCCTCGATGCCGTCGAGAAAGAATTCAAGAGTCAACCTGCCGAAGTAATGGCTGGCTACAACGCACAAGAACTCCACGACTGGACCCGCTCAATGAAGGCGCTCTACGACTGGAGGATTAAAGACGACATCGAAGAGCTGGTCGACCAAATGGTCCTGGCTGTCAGGGAGAAGCATCCGAAAACGCGATACCGGACGATGGCCATCTTTGACTACGCATGGGTTATCTGCCTGAGGACGTTACCGGCCGAGGTGGTCGACCTTATTTTACTATGGTCCAGACGGATGGCATTGTGGAAGAAGTGA